From bacterium, one genomic window encodes:
- a CDS encoding efflux RND transporter permease subunit — translation MRAIRFAVTHPVTIWMATLAAVVFGMVALGRLDMRLLPEIRYPSLTLQTEIPNTTPVDVENLVTRPLEEAVGVVPGLRRVHSISQAGLSQITLEFDWGTDMDYAALDVREKIDMVQPPDDALPSLLLKYDPSLDPVLRIGLWGDMPQVRLRNIAEDVLKREIESLQGVAAAKVAGGLEEEIQVQVDEARLSALGIPIATVNRALAQENVNASGGRLRDRNAEYIVRTLSRFENLEDIGEVTVSVIDGQPVKLRDVATIRRTHRERTTITHVDGRESVEIAVYKEGDQNIVEMAARVRRHLQRTREQLPAGVHVEVLFDQSVFIDKAISEVRNNALLGGLLAVLVLFVFLRDFRSTMIIGVSIPISIIATFILMHTRGVSLNVMSLGGLALGVGMLVDNSIVVLEAIHRKREDADRAAAGGIADARTRADQTITGAGEVASAVIASTLTTVAVFVPIVFVVIGVAGQIFRDQALTVTFSLFVSLVVALTFTPMATAWGARDERAGGSGPAGEKLAFRRRLFAWTRFAGERRNFRWYLRVVLLGVVLFLPVLCVTLVNRLGRILGRVAGWAMTPLTAGFGVLWPRLAHGYSRLLAGALLRRGLVLALVVLLAAAAVLLFPTLGSELIPPLAQGEFTLALELPEGTPLSRTNARVAAIERELATVDGIVLTASDVGVSREGDTSAQRRKENRAEIHVKLDLATGEREQQVLEGVRAVLARYPDVTQKLRRQSLFSFNAPVEVDVYGYNLDDLQETASRVAAEMVMIDGLRDVRPGMVPGSPEVRVSFDRDKLNRYGLTLSDVSETVRGKVRGTVASRIRERERHIDIRVLNEDEQRNTLQAVQDLIIAERAGIPITLSSVAATSVERGPSEIHRLGRKRVAIVTANLAGRDLGSVSREIESRLRILSLPANISVSLGGQNEEMQKSFRSLQMAILLAVFLVYLVMAAQFESFVHPVIIMFTVPLALIGAVYGLKATGTALSVITVIGAIMLAGIVVNNGIVLVDRINKLRRRLGLYESVLQAGQERLRPIVMTTATTVLGLLPMALGLGEGAELRAPLAVTVISGLLLATLLTLVVVPVVYTLITPGAEAPAGVRRRAVAGVRLTGSTVRGES, via the coding sequence GTGAGAGCCATCCGCTTCGCCGTCACACATCCCGTCACCATCTGGATGGCCACCCTCGCCGCGGTGGTCTTCGGCATGGTCGCCCTGGGCCGGCTCGACATGCGCCTGCTGCCAGAGATCCGCTACCCCAGTCTCACGCTGCAGACGGAGATTCCCAACACCACGCCCGTGGACGTGGAGAACCTGGTGACCCGCCCGCTGGAGGAGGCCGTCGGCGTGGTGCCGGGGCTGCGCCGGGTCCATTCCATCAGCCAGGCCGGCCTGTCCCAGATCACCCTGGAGTTCGACTGGGGCACCGACATGGACTACGCGGCCCTCGACGTGCGCGAGAAGATCGACATGGTCCAGCCGCCCGACGACGCCCTGCCCTCCCTGCTCCTGAAGTACGACCCGTCCCTCGATCCGGTGCTGCGCATCGGCCTGTGGGGCGATATGCCGCAGGTGAGGCTGCGCAACATCGCCGAGGACGTGCTCAAGCGCGAGATCGAATCGCTGCAGGGCGTCGCGGCGGCCAAGGTGGCCGGCGGGCTCGAGGAGGAGATCCAGGTGCAGGTGGACGAGGCGCGGCTCTCCGCCCTCGGCATCCCCATCGCCACGGTCAACCGGGCGCTGGCCCAGGAGAACGTGAACGCGTCCGGCGGGCGCCTGCGCGACCGCAACGCCGAGTACATAGTGCGCACCCTGAGCCGCTTCGAGAACCTGGAAGACATCGGCGAGGTCACCGTGAGCGTGATCGACGGGCAGCCCGTGAAGCTGCGCGACGTGGCGACCATCAGGCGCACCCATCGCGAGCGCACGACCATCACCCACGTGGACGGCCGCGAGAGCGTGGAGATCGCCGTCTACAAGGAAGGCGACCAGAACATCGTGGAGATGGCCGCCCGCGTGCGCCGCCACCTGCAGCGGACGCGCGAGCAGCTCCCCGCCGGGGTGCATGTCGAGGTGCTCTTCGACCAGTCGGTCTTCATCGACAAGGCCATCTCGGAGGTGCGCAACAACGCGCTGCTGGGCGGCCTGCTGGCCGTGCTCGTGCTCTTCGTCTTCCTGCGCGACTTCCGCAGCACGATGATCATCGGCGTGTCGATCCCCATCTCCATCATCGCCACCTTCATCCTGATGCACACCCGGGGCGTCTCGTTGAACGTGATGTCGCTGGGCGGCCTGGCGCTGGGCGTCGGCATGCTGGTCGACAACTCCATCGTGGTGCTCGAGGCCATCCACCGCAAGCGGGAGGACGCCGATCGCGCCGCCGCGGGCGGGATCGCCGACGCCAGGACCCGGGCCGACCAGACCATCACGGGCGCCGGCGAGGTGGCTTCCGCCGTGATCGCCTCGACGCTCACCACGGTGGCGGTCTTCGTGCCCATCGTCTTCGTGGTGATCGGCGTGGCCGGACAGATCTTCCGCGACCAGGCGCTGACGGTCACCTTCTCCCTCTTCGTGTCCCTGGTGGTGGCGCTGACCTTCACGCCCATGGCGACGGCCTGGGGCGCGCGGGACGAACGTGCGGGCGGCTCCGGCCCCGCGGGCGAGAAGCTCGCCTTCCGCCGGCGTCTCTTCGCCTGGACCCGTTTCGCCGGCGAACGCCGCAATTTCCGGTGGTACCTCCGCGTGGTCCTGCTGGGCGTGGTGCTGTTCTTGCCCGTGCTCTGCGTGACCCTGGTGAACCGGCTGGGCAGGATCCTGGGAAGGGTGGCCGGCTGGGCCATGACGCCGCTGACGGCCGGTTTCGGCGTCCTGTGGCCGCGGCTGGCGCACGGCTACTCCCGGCTGCTCGCCGGCGCGTTGTTGCGGCGCGGGCTCGTGCTGGCGCTGGTGGTGCTGCTGGCCGCCGCCGCGGTGCTGCTGTTTCCGACCCTCGGCAGCGAGCTGATACCGCCCCTGGCCCAGGGCGAGTTCACGCTGGCCCTGGAGCTGCCCGAGGGCACGCCGTTGAGCCGCACGAACGCCAGGGTGGCAGCCATCGAGCGGGAACTGGCGACCGTGGACGGCATCGTGCTCACGGCCTCCGACGTCGGCGTCAGCCGCGAGGGCGACACCAGCGCGCAACGCCGCAAGGAGAACCGGGCCGAGATCCACGTCAAGCTGGACCTGGCCACCGGCGAACGCGAACAGCAGGTACTCGAGGGCGTCCGCGCCGTGCTCGCCCGCTATCCCGACGTCACGCAGAAGCTGCGCCGCCAGTCGCTGTTCAGCTTCAACGCGCCCGTGGAGGTGGACGTCTACGGCTACAACCTCGACGACCTGCAGGAGACCGCGTCGCGCGTCGCCGCCGAGATGGTCATGATCGACGGCCTGCGCGACGTGCGCCCGGGCATGGTCCCCGGTTCGCCGGAGGTCCGCGTCTCCTTCGACCGGGACAAGCTCAACCGCTACGGGCTCACCCTGTCGGACGTCTCGGAGACGGTGCGCGGCAAGGTGCGCGGCACCGTCGCCAGCCGCATCCGCGAGAGGGAGCGTCACATCGACATCCGCGTGCTGAACGAGGACGAGCAGCGCAACACGCTGCAGGCGGTGCAGGACCTGATCATAGCCGAGCGCGCCGGCATTCCGATCACCCTCTCCTCGGTGGCGGCGACCAGCGTCGAGCGCGGTCCGTCCGAGATCCACCGTCTCGGGCGCAAGCGGGTGGCCATCGTGACGGCCAACCTCGCCGGCCGCGACCTGGGCTCGGTGTCGCGGGAGATCGAGAGCCGCCTGCGCATCCTCTCGTTGCCGGCGAACATCTCCGTGTCCCTGGGCGGCCAGAACGAGGAGATGCAGAAGTCCTTCCGCTCGCTGCAGATGGCCATCCTGCTGGCGGTGTTCCTGGTCTACCTGGTGATGGCGGCGCAGTTCGAGAGCTTCGTGCATCCGGTCATCATCATGTTCACCGTACCCCTGGCCCTGATCGGCGCCGTCTACGGCCTCAAGGCTACCGGCACGGCGTTGAGCGTGATCACGGTGATCGGCGCGATCATGCTGGCGGGCATCGTGGTCAACAACGGCATCGTGCTGGTGGACCGCATCAACAAGCTGCGCCGCCGGCTGGGTCTCTACGAATCGGTGCTGCAGGCGGGACAGGAGCGCTTGCGGCCCATCGTCATGACCACCGCGACCACGGTGCTGGGCCTGCTGCCCATGGCCCTGGGCCTGGGCGAGGGCGCGGAGCTGCGGGCGCCGCTGGCGGTGACGGTGATCTCGGGCCTGCTGCTCGCGACGCTGCTGACCCTGGTGGTCGTGCCGGTCGTCTACACGCTGATCACGCCGGGCGCGGAAGCGCCTGCCGGCGTGCGGCGCCGGGCGGTAGCGGGCGTCCGTCTGACCGGGAGCACGGTGCGGGGGGAGTCCTGA
- a CDS encoding efflux RND transporter permease subunit, producing MWLTRVSLRRPVTLAMVLLTMVVLGAVSVWKMPLDFLPRVEFPFIGVIVPYPNGIPSQVEKEIVLPIEEVLATLGGVRELSSYSDADQAFVGVEFDWGRDVNLLRMEVKEKIDQIRADLPGDVRDILLLTFDTNDIPIIEGRIAAKGRDLSESWDLLDQKIIAPLQRIPGVGRVNIDGVLPTQASIYLDFDKILEHNVDVSNLFRILGAANVELTIGTVTDEGLRYDVRTVSGLSSIDDLRELAIDTRGLRLQDVADVVYGAPALSYGRRLNGEPAVAFWIQKASGYNTVEVCRAIEDELARINLDPSLQGISSFSFFNQAEQITNSLKSLLQGGLLGSLLAVVVLYLFLRRLSMTAVVSVAIPLSLMGTAVFLYLSGRSLNILTMMGLMLGVGMLVDNAVVVLESIHRRQRTGAGPLSAAVRGTKEVGRAVVAST from the coding sequence ATGTGGCTCACCCGCGTCTCGCTGCGGCGTCCGGTCACCCTGGCCATGGTCCTGCTCACCATGGTGGTGCTCGGCGCGGTCTCGGTCTGGAAGATGCCGCTCGACTTCCTGCCGCGGGTGGAGTTCCCCTTCATCGGCGTGATCGTGCCCTACCCCAACGGCATCCCCAGCCAGGTGGAGAAGGAGATCGTGCTGCCCATCGAGGAGGTCCTGGCCACCCTGGGCGGGGTGCGCGAGCTCAGCAGCTATTCCGACGCGGACCAGGCCTTCGTGGGCGTGGAATTCGACTGGGGCCGGGACGTCAACCTGCTGCGCATGGAGGTCAAGGAGAAGATCGACCAGATCCGCGCCGATCTGCCCGGGGACGTGCGCGACATCCTGCTGCTCACCTTCGACACCAACGACATACCGATCATCGAGGGGCGCATCGCCGCCAAGGGACGCGATCTGTCGGAGAGCTGGGACCTGCTGGACCAGAAGATCATCGCGCCGCTGCAGCGCATCCCGGGGGTGGGCCGCGTCAACATCGACGGCGTGCTGCCGACCCAGGCCTCGATCTACCTGGATTTCGACAAGATCCTCGAGCACAACGTGGACGTGAGCAACCTCTTCCGCATCCTCGGCGCCGCCAACGTGGAGCTCACGATCGGCACCGTCACGGACGAGGGCCTGCGCTACGACGTGCGCACGGTCAGCGGCCTGAGCAGCATCGACGACCTGCGCGAACTCGCCATCGACACCCGCGGCCTGCGGCTGCAGGACGTCGCCGACGTGGTCTACGGCGCGCCGGCCCTGAGCTACGGCCGTCGGCTCAACGGCGAGCCGGCCGTCGCCTTCTGGATCCAGAAGGCTTCGGGCTACAACACTGTCGAGGTCTGCCGCGCCATCGAGGACGAGCTGGCGCGGATCAACCTCGACCCCTCCCTGCAGGGCATCAGCAGCTTCTCCTTCTTCAACCAGGCGGAGCAGATCACCAATTCGCTGAAGAGCCTGTTGCAGGGCGGGCTTCTCGGGTCGCTGCTGGCGGTGGTCGTGCTCTACCTGTTCCTGCGGCGTTTGAGCATGACCGCGGTCGTGTCGGTGGCCATACCGCTTTCGCTGATGGGCACCGCGGTCTTCCTCTACCTCTCGGGCCGCTCGCTCAACATCCTGACCATGATGGGCCTGATGCTGGGCGTGGGCATGCTCGTCGACAACGCCGTAGTGGTGCTCGAATCGATCCACCGGCGGCAGCGCACCGGGGCCGGGCCCCTGTCCGCCGCCGTGCGCGGCACGAAGGAGGTGGGCCGCGCGGTGGTGGCCTCGACG